TACTACGATATCTGGCTTTGAAGTTTCGCTAATTTTAGTAAAACCACAAACATCAATAAAAATAACGGTACCCTCTATACTTTCATTCGCCATGATCTTGGACTCATATTCATGGCCTCCCATAAAGTTGAGCACGTTTTCGTCTACGTACATTTTAAGAATGTTATTTTCTTTAATCGCTTTTAGCGTATCCTTTATTTGCTTGGCCTGTTTTATGGTTTTCTCCATGGTAATGGTCAAATCCTCGAAATTTATAGGCTTGGTGATAAAGTCGAAGGCACCCCGGTTCATGGCCACTCTAATATTGTCCATATCACCGTATGCGGAGACAATGACCGATTTAATCAATGGGCTGCTTTCCTGAAGTTCCGATAACAGGGTAAGTCCGTCCATTTCCGGCATATTGATGTCGCTCAAAATAATATCTACCTCAGGATCTTCCACTAATTGATCAAGGGCATCTCTACCGTTGATGGCAAAGAGAAATTCATATTCTTTTTGCCGAATCTGTTTTCTGAACTTTTGTTTGATCAGGACTTCCAAATCCGTCTCGTCATCAACCACCATTATTTTTGCCATTATACTAAATTTTTAAGTTTGGTCTTTAACTCCTTAAAATCCAAGGGTTTGGTTAAAAAATCGTCTGCTCCCAATTGCTTTGAGGTAGTTCTATTTTCCTCATCCCCATAAGCGGTTACCATCATCACCACAGGTGGAGGCGCCTTGTAATTTTCTTTAATACGTTTTAAGAGCTCCAGTCCACTCATTCCCGGCATATTAATATCCGAAAGGATTAGGATGGCTTCCTGCTCAATGCTTTCCATTTTTTCCAATGCTTCTTCCCCCGAAAATGCAAAAACGAAATTGAGTTCTTCGTTTCTTATTTCTTTACGAAAGCGTTGCTGAAATAAAATTTTAACGTCTTGTTCATCGTCCACAACTAATATCTTCATTTTTTGACTCTTTAGTTTTTAAATTTGTTTTTACTATAGCTACACCTCTGGTAGTGTTATGGTGAATGTTGTTCCTTCTCCTTTTACGGTTTCCAATAACAGTTCCCCGCCATGTGTTTTTATAATATCATAGCTAAGTGACAGGCCTAGCCCTGTACCTTGGCCAGATGGTTTGGTAGTAAAAAAGGGTTGGAATATTTTATCCTTCACTTTATCCGGTACGCCGTAACCATTATCTCTGATTGACACATAAACTGTTGTTCCCTTTCGTTTTGTGTAGACCCAAACGGTAGGTTGAAAAGAATCGTTTTGCTTTTCTTTTTCTAATTTCTTTTTTTCTATGACCGCATGGAACGCATTGGTGATTAAGTTTAGGATGACCCTGCCTACATCTTGGGGTACGATATTAATTTTACCGATTGATTCATCAAAATGGGTGTTTAATGTGGCATTGAACGATTTATCCTTGGCACGTAATCCATGATAGGCAAGTCTTAAATATTCATCGGCAATGGCGTTTATATTGCTGGGTTCCTTTTCGTTGCTGCTGCTACGACTATGTTGCAACATTCCTTTTACAATTCCATCCGCTCGTCTGCCGTGATGGTTTATTTTTTGTTGATTATCCCTAATGTCATTTGACAAGGCCAATACCTCTTCATAATCCCCCTTTTTTATTTCCTCCTGCATTTCCTCAATAAGTTCCGTGTTTACTTCGGAGAAATTGTTGACAAAGTTCAACGGGTTCTGAATTTCATGGGCGATACCGGCGGTCAATTCTCCAAGTGAGGCCATTTTTTCCGATTGGATGAGCTGGGATTGAGTAGCCTTTAATTCATCTATTTTATTTTTAAGTTGCTCTGTTCTATGGGAAACTCGCTCTTCCAAAACACGGTTTTCCTTTTTTAATTTACGAGCCCTGAACGAGATGTAGGCTCTTAATATACTGGCCAATATCAATATCCAAATTAAATAGGCCCACCAAGTTTGCCACCAAGGGGGGCTAATTTTAAAGGCCAGAGAATCCGGAACCGACCATTTATTGTTGAAACCCCTAGCGGAAACCTTAAAAGTATAATCTCCTGGTTTCAAGTTGTAATAATTCTTGGTTTTGGTTTCGTTACTGGCATAGTTCCAATCATCATCAGCGCCATCAAGAATAAATCGATAGGTTAATTGCTCTCTATTAAATACATCCCCGCTTCCATAGCTAAAGCTTAGACTGTTCTGGTCGTAAGGAAGTACAAGACCCTCAGGAATAGCGTACGGCGTACTAACAGAATCCCATTCCATTTGTGTTTTGATTGCATAAGAGGAAACGTCATTCGTTAAGGAGTCCGTACTATTATGCTTCTCAAAACCTGGTTCTTCATCCATGACGAACAGGTTGGTAATATACACGCTACCGGATGTGGAATCCTGTTTAGGGGCAGTATCTAGGACCATAAGCTTAAATTCACTTGACGGACTCGCAACACCAGACCAAAACTGTTGGTTTTTAAGGAATTTTGGGGAGCCTTCTAAGTAATCGTTTGACTTAAAACCTAAACCACCGTTAAAGGTATGATATCCTTTGGTTGAAGTTTTAACCGTTGCTTTTTGGATAGGAATAAGGCCATTTACACTAGCAGCATACATTAGACTATCTTTCTCTACAAGATCATAAACCTCCGTAGGTGACAGGCCATTTTCCCTCATTAAATTAGTTAGGGTGTCGTCTTTAAAGTTAATTATGGCAATGCCGTTTAATGTGGCTACCCATAATTCGCCTTCTTTAGAAAAAGAGGCTACATTGGTATTATTGTCACAAAGCCCTTGTTCTTCCCTTAGATAACTAATGGTATTTGCGTTCAGGTTAACTTTGGCTAAGCCATTCTTAGTTGGTAACCAAAGAATTTCGTTTTTATCATAGTACATGATGGTCTGGATACTACTCTTAAGTAATTCCGGATCTGTTTTTGAAATGATTTTCATTAAGCTATTATTCTTAATATCATAGGTGAATACGCCTTCTTCCGTACTTAATAAAAAAACATGGTCATTTATCAATTCCACATCCCATACCCTAAAATTCTTTTTTTTATTACTGGCATAAACCGTTAGCTCGTTTTTCTTTCGATCTAGAATGGAAAAGCCAGAACCAGCATTAATAAAATAAATTTCTTCTGAAATCTCTTCGATGTTTAAAATTGTGATAGCATTCGTACTATGGAGTATGTCATGGCTTAGCGACTTAATGGTGTTATTTTTTTGATCAATAATATTGATACCTTTAGTGGTTCCTAGCCATAGTTCTCCTCCAACGCTTTCCTCGATATCCCAAATTTGGTCATCAACTAAACCTCTAGAGGCATCAAAATATTCTGTATTTAAGGTAAAATCATTGGCAATGACCAGTCCTTTATCAGTTGTGGCAATCCAAAGGGAGCCATCTTTTCGTTTTAATGGTCTGGGTATTTTAAGGGAGGCCTGTAGTATGCTGTTCAAGGCTATCGTTTTGTGCCTGTTTCGGTTTTCACTCAAAATGAACGCCTCTTTAGCTCCAAATATCCATAGATTACCTTGGCTGTCTTCTACCATTTCGGTGCCTGTGCTGTTATAGCCATTTTCTGCATCCAGTACCTTTACTGTACCTTCCTGTAGGGAGAGCCTCAGAAGGGTAGATGAGGTTATGTTGTTCGTTTGGGAAGGATCAGGTAAACTCAACCAGATATCACCAGATTCATCTTCGGTAATATCGGTAACAACGGAATTCATTTCAATAGCTGCAATCTGCGGAAGTGTTTTAAGTTCCTTTCCTTCTTTGTCCAGTACCTTGATGCCATCCACAAAACCCAACCATAGGTTGTCATTGCTATCTTCCATAAGTCTCCAGGGCCGAGAGCTACCGCTATTCGCTATCCTTTGCAGACTCTCCATTTGAGGATCCATAGCGTAGAAACCTTCGTTCAATGATGCCATGTAGAGGGTGCCTGCGTGGTCGCAGATAATGTCGAAAGGTATAAAGCTATCGGTCTTGGTGATGCTATATGCGGTATCGTTCTTAAAATCCAATACGGTTAAAACACGGGTTGCTGGACTTACCAACCAAAGCTTTCCCTGTTGGTCCAAGGTCATCCTATAGACCCCGGGATAGTCATAAACAAAGGCGTTCTCACCATCATAATAAGTTAGGGGTGCTAAGCTAGACCCTATCCAAATAGCCCCATCTTCCGTTTCTAAAAAGGAAGTGATATCATTATTTGCCAGACCTTCATTAGTTGAAAGCTGTAGGAGATTGGCATAGGTGCCTTCCATAATCCCAGGAGGTTTCATTTTAACAATTGTGGGCTTTTTTATAGGGGCTTTTGTAATTATAAAAGAAACAGAATCTAACTTTAATTCCTCCGTCGGATAATTGTCCCAATCCAAATTATATTCCTTCATTGGGGACTTTAGCGGTTTAAATGTGTTGAGTTCAAAAGTTGCGTTGGGTAAGGCATCCACATTTAAGGAATAGGTCACCGGCGTCGTCAGCGTATCAGAAGTGATGGTTTCCCACTCAAAAGGTTCTGGTTCCGTAAATTGTAGCGGAATGGTCTCTGGCACTTTATAATTGCCAATAGTGGTTTCTGTTTCAGATTTACTTTTTTTGTTACAGGATACAAGAAATATAGCTATGAAAAGGCCTGTTAATAATAAATTAGATTTATGAATTGGTCTGGTTTTCATTTTGGCTTAATTGGTGAATATTAGATTAGGCAATTCTATTGTAAATATGGTACCCTCACCTTTTTTGGTTTCAACTTTTAGATTCCCGCTATGGCCTTTGGTGACAATATCGTAGCTCATGGATAATCCTAATCCAGTGCCCTGACCAGTGGGTTTGGTGGTGAAGAAGGGTTGGAATATTTTATCCAGTGCTTTTTGGGGTATACCGTTACCATTATCCGATACCTCGATTTTCAAATGCTCTTTGGTCTTTTTAGTGCAGACAGAAACGATAGGTTTAAAATGGTCGTCCTGTTGTTTTTTCTCGTTGGTGGCGTAAAAAGCATTGGTAATCAGGTTTAAAATTACCCGCCCAATATCTTGGGGAACGATATTGATCTCTCCAATGGATTCATCAAAATCGGTTATTAATTCCGCATTAAAGGATTTATCCTTGGCGCGCAGTCCGTGATAAGCCAGACGCAGGTATTCATCTGCCAATGCATTGATGTCCGTTGGTTCCTTCTTGCCACTACTGCTTCTGCTATGTTGCAGCATCCCTTTTACTATACCATCGGCACGTTTGCCATGGTGGTTTATTTTCTCGAGGTTTTGAATGATATCTTCCATGATGGCCTTCACTTCTTCAAAATCGCCATTTTCTATTTCCTCCTGCATTTCCTCCAACAATTCTTTACTGACTTCGGAAAAATTATTGACAAAATTCAAAGGGTTTTGGATTTCATGGGCGATTCCAGCGGTCAGTTCCCCAAGTGAAGCCATTTTCTCGGACTGAATCAATTGTTTTTGCGTGGCTTGCAAATCATCCAATGTAGCTTCTAATCTTTCTTTTTCTACTTTTATAAGTAACGCCTGGTGTTCTGCCTTTTTAAGGTCTAAAAACCGGATATAGGTTTGATCAAAAACTTTTGCAAAACGAGTTAGTATTGATTCTACCTCTTGTATTAAGCTTTCCCCTGTAACGATTAGTAGGTGACCATGTGTGAAATGTGCGCTGCTAAGGACTAATTTTTCTGGTAATTGCCCTATGGATTCTTTTTTCCAAGGTGCATAGTGTGAAATGATTTTATGATGCTTAACATTTTCTTTTCCTTCTAATTCTGTAGCGTGAAATTCTTCCTTCTTTTTCCAACTTTTATAGCGATTCTTTAAATGTTGATCTGCGTTAAACGGAAGCGTCCAAAAATTCTTAAAAGCTTCATAGTTGGCATCTGTCATCCAAACTTTCCACTGTTTGTTTTCTTCATCATTTATAAGATAACCGCAAGAAAAAGGTGTCACTCCTAATTTATAGAACTCTTGGTACAGTACTTCTGCTGCTTCAGAAAGTTCATCACTTTGGTGCATTGCCATGGCGCGTGACCTAACGCGTTCAAGGGCAATATCAATTTGAGTTTCTCGCGCTCTCTTTTCCGATTTTTGCAAATCCATAAATCGGATATAGGCTTGCTCAAAAACCTTGGCAAAGCGTTTTAATATTTCAGCATGGTTTTCAGAGGGTTCATCTTTATTGAACGAAGGGATGAGTATTGCTGAATTTTTAGACCAAGCTGCCGTAACTCTATGTTCTTTGGCTTGTAGCGCATGCTGTTTAAATTCATCAGGAAAGTGCTTATA
This window of the Maribacter cobaltidurans genome carries:
- a CDS encoding adenylate/guanylate cyclase domain-containing protein; this translates as MAKIMVVDDETDLEVLIKQKFRKQIRQKEYEFLFAINGRDALDQLVEDPEVDIILSDINMPEMDGLTLLSELQESSPLIKSVIVSAYGDMDNIRVAMNRGAFDFITKPINFEDLTITMEKTIKQAKQIKDTLKAIKENNILKMYVDENVLNFMGGHEYESKIMANESIEGTVIFIDVCGFTKISETSKPDIVVKMLNTYFDTMVKEIMEQNGHIDKFIGDAVMAVFKGEYHLDRAIDAALAIRNQVNKLPKQEGEEMYQPKVSIGIKSGEMISGNIGSATLRRLDYTVIGDTVNTAARLQDAAKENQIIICDGCYEQVKEAFKCENMGQIEMKNKAQPVIIYNVLE
- a CDS encoding response regulator, whose amino-acid sequence is MKILVVDDEQDVKILFQQRFRKEIRNEELNFVFAFSGEEALEKMESIEQEAILILSDINMPGMSGLELLKRIKENYKAPPPVVMMVTAYGDEENRTTSKQLGADDFLTKPLDFKELKTKLKNLV
- a CDS encoding sensor histidine kinase, coding for MKTRPIHKSNLLLTGLFIAIFLVSCNKKSKSETETTIGNYKVPETIPLQFTEPEPFEWETITSDTLTTPVTYSLNVDALPNATFELNTFKPLKSPMKEYNLDWDNYPTEELKLDSVSFIITKAPIKKPTIVKMKPPGIMEGTYANLLQLSTNEGLANNDITSFLETEDGAIWIGSSLAPLTYYDGENAFVYDYPGVYRMTLDQQGKLWLVSPATRVLTVLDFKNDTAYSITKTDSFIPFDIICDHAGTLYMASLNEGFYAMDPQMESLQRIANSGSSRPWRLMEDSNDNLWLGFVDGIKVLDKEGKELKTLPQIAAIEMNSVVTDITEDESGDIWLSLPDPSQTNNITSSTLLRLSLQEGTVKVLDAENGYNSTGTEMVEDSQGNLWIFGAKEAFILSENRNRHKTIALNSILQASLKIPRPLKRKDGSLWIATTDKGLVIANDFTLNTEYFDASRGLVDDQIWDIEESVGGELWLGTTKGINIIDQKNNTIKSLSHDILHSTNAITILNIEEISEEIYFINAGSGFSILDRKKNELTVYASNKKKNFRVWDVELINDHVFLLSTEEGVFTYDIKNNSLMKIISKTDPELLKSSIQTIMYYDKNEILWLPTKNGLAKVNLNANTISYLREEQGLCDNNTNVASFSKEGELWVATLNGIAIINFKDDTLTNLMRENGLSPTEVYDLVEKDSLMYAASVNGLIPIQKATVKTSTKGYHTFNGGLGFKSNDYLEGSPKFLKNQQFWSGVASPSSEFKLMVLDTAPKQDSTSGSVYITNLFVMDEEPGFEKHNSTDSLTNDVSSYAIKTQMEWDSVSTPYAIPEGLVLPYDQNSLSFSYGSGDVFNREQLTYRFILDGADDDWNYASNETKTKNYYNLKPGDYTFKVSARGFNNKWSVPDSLAFKISPPWWQTWWAYLIWILILASILRAYISFRARKLKKENRVLEERVSHRTEQLKNKIDELKATQSQLIQSEKMASLGELTAGIAHEIQNPLNFVNNFSEVNTELIEEMQEEIKKGDYEEVLALSNDIRDNQQKINHHGRRADGIVKGMLQHSRSSSNEKEPSNINAIADEYLRLAYHGLRAKDKSFNATLNTHFDESIGKINIVPQDVGRVILNLITNAFHAVIEKKKLEKEKQNDSFQPTVWVYTKRKGTTVYVSIRDNGYGVPDKVKDKIFQPFFTTKPSGQGTGLGLSLSYDIIKTHGGELLLETVKGEGTTFTITLPEV